A window from Lactiplantibacillus pentosus encodes these proteins:
- a CDS encoding Gfo/Idh/MocA family protein encodes MSKTYRWAIVGLGNIAHSFVKYFDQPDGEIYAVCSRSQAKASAFAAEHDIPKAYGNLDDLLADDQVDIVYVATPHNYHIDTILPALRAGKHVLSEKAITMSSTQLAIAKEVAASNHLILAEAMTLYHMPLYERLHDFAAERHLGDLKMVQASFGSFKEPDPTNRFFNPDLAGGALLDIGVYALAFVEEFLTATPYLTGTTMHRFSSGVDESSTITLRTANDELATVALTFRAKMPKRGIVAYENGYFTVDTYPRADTATFTDNEGHTETITAGDSTNAMNYEIADMQKMVAGELRNTSLAKTTDVMAIMTAARTQWDFRYPFEK; translated from the coding sequence ATGTCGAAAACTTATCGTTGGGCCATCGTTGGCCTGGGTAACATTGCGCATAGCTTTGTTAAATATTTTGATCAACCCGATGGCGAAATTTACGCCGTCTGCTCACGTTCACAAGCCAAAGCAAGTGCTTTTGCTGCCGAACATGACATTCCAAAGGCTTATGGGAATTTAGATGACCTGCTTGCCGATGACCAGGTCGACATCGTCTACGTGGCAACGCCACACAACTACCATATCGACACCATTTTGCCGGCATTACGGGCTGGCAAACACGTGCTGAGTGAAAAAGCGATTACGATGTCGAGCACCCAACTCGCAATTGCTAAGGAAGTCGCTGCCAGCAACCACCTCATCTTGGCCGAAGCCATGACGCTTTACCACATGCCGCTCTATGAACGGTTACACGACTTCGCAGCCGAACGGCACCTTGGTGATCTGAAAATGGTCCAGGCTAGTTTTGGGAGCTTCAAAGAACCTGACCCGACGAATCGGTTCTTCAATCCGGACCTTGCGGGTGGTGCGCTGCTTGATATTGGCGTCTACGCCCTCGCTTTTGTCGAAGAATTCTTGACCGCCACACCTTACTTAACGGGAACCACGATGCACCGTTTCAGCAGTGGTGTCGACGAATCCTCGACCATCACGTTGCGGACCGCCAACGATGAATTGGCAACGGTCGCGTTGACGTTTCGGGCCAAGATGCCTAAACGTGGCATCGTTGCGTACGAAAACGGCTATTTCACCGTCGACACCTATCCACGCGCCGACACCGCCACCTTTACCGACAATGAAGGCCACACGGAGACGATTACTGCCGGCGATAGTACCAACGCAATGAATTACGAAATCGCTGACATGCAGAAAATGGTCGCCGGCGAATTACGGAATACCAGTCTGGCGAAAACGACCGACGTCATGGCAATCATGACCGCCGCACGCACCCAATGGGACTTCCGCTACCCCTTTGAAAAATAA
- a CDS encoding glycoside hydrolase family 73 protein, translating to MAKKRRRPRKRARSQLFVKKGRLQWLNILVVLMAIVGMVWFIQHNWTSATSHSTTDTLPTTSHAAFIKKLAPAAQQLDQKYHVLASITLSQAILESDWGKSTNATENNNLFGVKSDSGRLMTTQEYYDGAYHTVKRRFAVYDSWHASLVDHAKKLAFGTTWDSQHYAAVIKATDYKVAAKALQTAGYATDPSYAQKLINIIQKYDLQRYDRE from the coding sequence ATGGCGAAAAAGCGACGACGGCCACGTAAACGGGCGCGTTCACAACTATTCGTGAAAAAGGGCCGTCTTCAATGGCTCAATATTTTAGTCGTGCTTATGGCAATCGTCGGCATGGTCTGGTTCATTCAACACAATTGGACTTCAGCGACCTCGCATTCAACGACCGATACGCTCCCAACGACGTCACACGCGGCCTTTATCAAGAAGCTCGCGCCGGCTGCGCAACAGCTGGACCAGAAGTATCACGTGCTTGCGAGTATCACGTTGAGTCAAGCAATTCTGGAATCGGATTGGGGCAAGAGCACGAACGCTACGGAAAATAATAACTTGTTTGGCGTCAAATCGGATTCGGGACGGTTGATGACGACCCAGGAGTATTATGATGGTGCCTATCATACGGTCAAACGGCGCTTTGCAGTCTACGATAGTTGGCACGCCTCACTGGTCGATCATGCCAAAAAGTTAGCGTTTGGCACGACTTGGGATTCTCAGCACTACGCCGCGGTCATTAAGGCCACGGATTACAAGGTCGCAGCCAAGGCATTACAGACCGCTGGCTACGCGACCGACCCAAGTTATGCACAAAAATTAATTAATATTATTCAAAAATACGACTTACAACGGTATGATAGAGAGTAA
- a CDS encoding xanthine phosphoribosyltransferase yields the protein MRELEERILKDGRVLPGEVLKVDGFLNHQVDPDLMFAMGTEFAHRFQDAGVTKILTVESSGIAPAVMAGLAMHVPVVFARKHKSVTLIDDLYTAEVYSYTKKTSNHISIAKKFLQPGEKVLLIDDFLANGQAVQGMFEICDQAQVTIAGVGIVIEKVFQTGHQMIVDRGVRLESLAQITSFDGDRVHFASEDVDA from the coding sequence ATGCGAGAACTTGAAGAACGCATTTTGAAGGATGGCCGGGTACTTCCCGGTGAAGTGTTGAAGGTGGATGGCTTTTTGAATCACCAAGTCGATCCAGATTTGATGTTTGCGATGGGGACTGAATTTGCTCACCGTTTTCAAGATGCGGGCGTCACCAAGATTTTGACCGTTGAATCATCCGGTATCGCGCCGGCTGTCATGGCTGGTTTAGCGATGCACGTACCGGTCGTGTTTGCACGGAAACACAAATCCGTCACGCTGATCGACGATTTATACACGGCTGAAGTTTATTCATATACGAAGAAGACGTCCAACCATATCTCGATTGCCAAAAAGTTCTTACAGCCCGGTGAAAAGGTCCTCTTGATCGATGACTTCTTAGCGAATGGTCAAGCCGTTCAAGGCATGTTTGAAATTTGTGACCAAGCTCAAGTGACGATTGCAGGCGTGGGAATCGTCATTGAAAAAGTCTTCCAGACGGGTCACCAGATGATCGTCGACCGCGGTGTGCGGCTAGAATCATTGGCTCAGATTACGTCCTTTGACGGGGACCGCGTTCACTTTGCTTCAGAAGACGTGGATGCGTAA
- a CDS encoding DUF2179 domain-containing protein: protein MQIDVGMLVLIFVINFVYITLNTVRFLLVMRGYRYFAAFASVIEITIYVLGLSLVLDRLHNPINLIVYALGYGVGVYVGMVIEDHLALGYTMISVILPDPKSSLPGILRENGFGVTQHAAYGLEGERLALEILAPRKNERRLYDLIKDAAPSAFVIAYEPRYISGGFWLKRVKRRNARRKKQ, encoded by the coding sequence ATGCAAATTGACGTTGGGATGCTGGTCCTCATTTTTGTCATCAACTTCGTCTACATTACGTTAAACACGGTGCGGTTTTTGCTGGTGATGCGCGGCTATCGGTACTTCGCGGCCTTCGCCAGTGTCATTGAAATTACGATTTACGTCTTAGGGCTGTCACTGGTGCTTGACCGCTTGCATAATCCAATCAATCTGATCGTCTACGCGCTCGGCTACGGCGTCGGTGTGTACGTCGGGATGGTGATTGAAGACCACCTGGCCCTGGGTTACACGATGATTTCAGTCATTTTGCCGGACCCGAAGTCAAGTTTGCCCGGCATCTTGCGGGAAAATGGCTTTGGCGTCACCCAGCACGCGGCGTATGGTCTGGAAGGTGAACGGCTGGCGCTGGAGATTTTAGCCCCACGCAAGAACGAACGGCGCCTCTATGATTTGATCAAGGACGCGGCGCCCAGTGCATTTGTCATCGCTTACGAACCGCGCTATATCTCTGGTGGCTTTTGGCTCAAACGGGTCAAACGACGCAATGCGCGGCGGAAAAAACAGTGA